The genomic DNA GGTTTTGACACCGAAAAGCACCTGCTATACCGCCAGTCAGATGTGGCCATGGTAACAGAACTTACCTGGTACCTCAACTGCTTTGCGCCGTTCCCGATGCTGGCCAACGCCCACTCGTTCAAAGATAAATCAAGCCGCCGCGGCCTGGCCGAAGTGAATGCGGGCCTGTTTACATACCCTGTGCTGATGGCTGCCGACATTCTGCTCTACGACGCCAATTTTGTGCCAGTGGGCAAAGACCAGATCCAGCACCTAGAAATTACGCGCGACATTGCCAGTACGTTTAACCACCTCTATGGCGAAACGTTCGTACTGCCCGAGGCTAAAACGGATGAAGCGGTGATGACGGTGCCCGGCATTAACGGCGAGAAGATGAGCAAGTCGTATGGCAACATCATCGATATTTTTGAGGCCGATAAACCGCTGCGCAAAACCATCATGAGCATTATTACCGACAGCACACCGCTGGAAGAGCCCAAAGATCCGGATAGCGATACCACATTTAAACTCTATAGTTTACTGGCCTCTCCTGCCGAAATAGAAGTGATGCGCCAGAATTACCTGGCCGGCGGCTATGGCTATGGCCATGCCAAACAAGCACTATACGAACTCATTGTAAGCAAGTATGCCAAAGAGCGCGAGCTGTTCAGCTACTATATGAACAACCTGCCCGAGCTAGATAAAAAACTGCACGAAGGAGCCGAAAAAGCCAAAGCCATTGCCCTGCCTGTGCTACAGCGGGTGCGCCAGAAATTAGGCTACTAACGGGATTCCGGTTAAAAATACCCTTAAAATAAAGCGGGCCGCAATAACTGTTGCGGCCCGCTTTATTTTAAGGTGTACGTACAATCTGTTACACCATACTATGGTCAGCAAAACCTGGTAGCAGGATGTTAACGCGTGGCTTAACGTTCCAACACGATCAAATCGGCAGAGGCCCGGTTCAACGCAATAGGAATGTTGTTGATCACGGCCGTACGGATGAGCGTCTGGATATCGTGCTCGTGCCCGTGCGGGGTTTCGGCGTCTATAAAAAAGATCACCTTATCAATTTCGCCCTGCAAAATGCGAGCCGCCAGTAAGATGTCGCCGCCGCTTGGCCCATGTCCGAAGGCCTGCACGTTCAGGTCCAGCAGGTCGTTGATG from Pontibacter liquoris includes the following:
- the trpS gene encoding tryptophan--tRNA ligase; protein product: MARYLTGIQSTGRPHLGNLLGAIIPAIEFSKSSEHQSLYFIADLHSLTTIREPEVLRHNTYSIAASWLAFGFDTEKHLLYRQSDVAMVTELTWYLNCFAPFPMLANAHSFKDKSSRRGLAEVNAGLFTYPVLMAADILLYDANFVPVGKDQIQHLEITRDIASTFNHLYGETFVLPEAKTDEAVMTVPGINGEKMSKSYGNIIDIFEADKPLRKTIMSIITDSTPLEEPKDPDSDTTFKLYSLLASPAEIEVMRQNYLAGGYGYGHAKQALYELIVSKYAKERELFSYYMNNLPELDKKLHEGAEKAKAIALPVLQRVRQKLGY
- a CDS encoding methylglyoxal synthase; its protein translation is MKTIALIAHNNRKNDLLNWVKENHTSLEGYNLIGTTNTSKLINDLLDLNVQAFGHGPSGGDILLAARILQGEIDKVIFFIDAETPHGHEHDIQTLIRTAVINNIPIALNRASADLIVLER